A single window of Nocardioides kongjuensis DNA harbors:
- a CDS encoding alpha/beta hydrolase, with translation MSVTIEVPASQPATLPEPPGDAAQCDTLAETLYTAAARCEEFGEEATQLRNLTGYWWGVAYDAYVVASGKAATEHAAMAGTVRRVGRAVTSYADTLRDLTSTHDTLVERKAGLDERRTTLIADINATTEATPEVVAALRERATDLRTDYATLVADHDTLQRRVRENEDLLRQAFQAADTLAEGLSADGGVPDAARDAMHQPGAPGTGAAPAQVRDWWEHLTDAEREAVIAAYPSLIGSADGLPADARDQANRVLLDDDLARLGAKEADGTISADERKVLANADATRKAVEKADGFVDPTTGEKPGGTLWLYDPAAFDGDGRVAVGVGDLDTADDVSVQVPGIKSEMDDVGGYTDEAIRLYESARYNGDGSSVATLFWLGYNTPEGAVDLDTITTGRAEDGGQRLADAVEGLRASRSGDPAHLTVIGHSYGSTTTSYAAVDHGLAADDVVLIGSPGAGPADTAADFSVGADHVYDGRNSRDAVAFFGDEGWYHNPGGLGVDPSSEDFGAHRFEAESVDRGSIRNFDDHSRYYDHESESLYNLGKIVDGHGDQVNGAAQSYDPWWRWAVDPEKDRDPTTNVPGRSDTRADDVP, from the coding sequence GTGAGCGTCACGATCGAGGTCCCGGCTTCCCAGCCCGCCACGCTGCCCGAGCCGCCCGGCGACGCGGCGCAGTGCGACACCCTCGCCGAGACCCTCTACACCGCCGCCGCCCGCTGCGAGGAGTTCGGCGAGGAGGCCACGCAGCTGCGCAACCTCACCGGCTACTGGTGGGGAGTCGCCTACGACGCCTACGTCGTCGCCTCCGGCAAGGCCGCCACCGAGCACGCCGCGATGGCCGGGACGGTGCGCCGGGTGGGGCGCGCCGTGACGTCGTACGCCGACACGCTGCGCGACCTGACCAGCACCCACGACACGCTGGTCGAGCGCAAGGCCGGGCTCGACGAGCGCCGGACCACCCTGATCGCCGACATCAACGCGACCACCGAGGCCACGCCCGAGGTGGTGGCCGCGCTGCGGGAGCGGGCCACCGACCTGCGCACCGACTACGCCACGCTGGTGGCCGACCACGACACCCTGCAGCGCCGGGTCCGGGAGAACGAGGACCTGCTGCGCCAGGCGTTCCAGGCGGCCGACACCCTCGCCGAGGGGCTCTCGGCCGACGGCGGCGTGCCGGACGCGGCGCGCGACGCGATGCACCAACCGGGAGCGCCCGGCACCGGCGCCGCTCCCGCGCAGGTGCGCGACTGGTGGGAGCACCTCACCGACGCCGAGCGCGAGGCCGTCATCGCCGCCTACCCGAGCCTGATCGGCTCCGCCGACGGGCTGCCCGCGGACGCACGCGACCAGGCCAACCGGGTGCTGCTCGACGACGACCTCGCACGGTTGGGCGCGAAGGAGGCGGACGGCACCATCTCCGCCGACGAGCGCAAGGTGCTCGCGAACGCCGACGCGACCCGCAAGGCCGTCGAGAAGGCCGACGGCTTCGTCGACCCGACGACGGGCGAGAAGCCCGGGGGCACGCTCTGGCTCTACGACCCGGCCGCCTTCGACGGCGACGGCCGGGTCGCGGTCGGCGTCGGCGACCTCGACACCGCCGACGACGTCTCGGTGCAGGTCCCGGGCATCAAGTCCGAGATGGACGACGTCGGCGGCTACACCGACGAGGCGATCCGGCTCTACGAGTCGGCCCGCTACAACGGCGACGGCTCGTCGGTGGCGACCCTGTTCTGGCTCGGCTACAACACCCCCGAGGGCGCGGTCGACCTCGACACGATCACGACCGGCCGCGCCGAGGACGGCGGGCAGCGCCTCGCCGACGCCGTCGAGGGGCTGCGTGCCTCGCGATCCGGCGACCCCGCCCACCTGACGGTGATCGGGCACAGCTACGGGTCCACCACCACGTCCTACGCCGCCGTCGACCACGGCCTGGCCGCCGACGACGTCGTGCTGATCGGCAGCCCCGGCGCCGGCCCGGCCGACACCGCGGCCGACTTCAGCGTCGGTGCCGACCACGTCTACGACGGTCGCAACAGCCGCGACGCCGTCGCCTTCTTCGGCGACGAGGGCTGGTACCACAACCCCGGCGGGCTCGGCGTCGACCCGTCCTCCGAGGACTTCGGCGCCCACCGGTTCGAGGCCGAGTCGGTCGACCGTGGCAGCATCCGCAACTTCGACGACCACAGCCGCTACTACGACCACGAGTCCGAGTCGCTCTACAACCTCGGCAAGATCGTCGACGGCCACGGGGACCAGGTCAACGGCGCCGCGCAGAGCTACGACCCGTGGTGGCGGTGGGCGGTCGACCCGGAGAAGGACCGCGACCCGACGACCAACGTCCCCGGACGCTCCGACACCCGGGCCGATGACGTTCCCTAG
- a CDS encoding ABC transporter substrate-binding protein, whose product MTRPRHLSLSAAALALALPVLLSACGGSSEADEKPSYDKSAPLHSALPKDLQGEKSITIASNVEYPPFEFLDTDNKTVLGIDREIADGLEKQLGIDIEFDNIAFDAIIPGLASGRYQMAMSAMTDNLERQKEVDFVDYFAAGAGIMTHEADAGKYTTLADMCGTTVAVVKGTTEVPQAEEASKQCEADGKDPIKATVFPGQNQVILALQNERVDAILMDSAPGAYAASQTEGLVMSKPYESQPFGIVFAKGTDELQKAVQQALQALKDNGEYQKALEKYGLESGAIDDFTINGGTQ is encoded by the coding sequence ATGACGCGACCCCGCCACCTCTCCCTGTCCGCCGCCGCTCTCGCCCTCGCCCTGCCCGTCCTGCTGTCCGCGTGCGGTGGCAGCAGCGAGGCCGACGAGAAGCCGTCGTACGACAAGTCCGCCCCGCTGCACAGCGCCCTCCCGAAGGACCTGCAGGGCGAGAAGTCGATCACGATCGCGAGCAACGTCGAGTACCCGCCGTTCGAGTTCCTCGACACCGACAACAAGACGGTCCTCGGCATCGACCGCGAGATCGCCGACGGGCTGGAGAAGCAGCTCGGCATCGACATCGAGTTCGACAACATCGCCTTCGACGCGATCATCCCGGGCCTGGCCTCGGGTCGCTACCAGATGGCGATGTCGGCGATGACCGACAACCTCGAGCGGCAGAAGGAGGTCGACTTCGTCGACTACTTCGCCGCGGGCGCCGGGATCATGACCCACGAGGCGGACGCCGGGAAGTACACGACACTGGCCGACATGTGCGGCACCACCGTCGCGGTCGTCAAGGGCACCACCGAGGTCCCGCAGGCCGAGGAGGCCTCCAAGCAGTGCGAGGCCGACGGCAAGGACCCGATCAAGGCGACGGTGTTCCCGGGCCAGAACCAGGTCATCCTCGCGCTGCAGAACGAGCGGGTCGACGCGATCTTGATGGACAGCGCGCCCGGTGCCTACGCCGCCTCGCAGACCGAGGGCCTCGTGATGAGCAAGCCCTACGAGTCGCAGCCGTTCGGCATCGTGTTCGCCAAGGGCACCGACGAGCTGCAGAAGGCCGTCCAGCAGGCGCTCCAGGCGCTCAAGGACAACGGTGAGTACCAGAAGGCGCTGGAGAAGTACGGCCTCGAGAGCGGCGCCATCGACGACTTCACCATCAACGGCGGCACGCAGTGA
- a CDS encoding amino acid ABC transporter permease — protein MTDSSAPAPAGPVSARDGRDARVVLPTRHPARWAMAAVVLLIVAGGITQVVGNERFQWDVVGEYLFAQPILQGVAKTLMLTAAAMAIGVGLGVVIAVLRLSPNPILSSAAWTYSWFFRGTPLLVQLLFWYFLAALYPTIGVGGMSWSANELISPLTAALLGLGLNEAAYMSEIVRSGILSVPPGQAEAASAVGMRRSQVMRRVVLPQAMRVIIPPTGNETIGMLKHTALVLVIGYTELMTTASNIYSRTYQTIPLLLVAAAWYLAISAVLSVGQYFIERHFGRGFSNHRVSRKGSRAARKGEAVA, from the coding sequence GTGACCGACAGCTCCGCCCCCGCTCCCGCCGGTCCCGTGTCCGCACGGGACGGGCGGGACGCCCGCGTGGTCCTCCCCACCCGGCACCCCGCCCGGTGGGCGATGGCCGCGGTGGTCCTCCTGATCGTGGCAGGCGGGATCACCCAGGTCGTCGGCAACGAGCGGTTCCAGTGGGACGTCGTGGGCGAGTACCTGTTCGCCCAGCCGATCCTGCAGGGCGTCGCGAAGACGCTGATGCTCACCGCCGCCGCGATGGCGATCGGCGTCGGGCTCGGCGTCGTGATCGCCGTGCTGCGGCTCTCGCCGAACCCGATCCTGTCGTCGGCGGCGTGGACGTACTCCTGGTTCTTCCGCGGTACGCCGCTGCTGGTGCAGCTCCTGTTCTGGTACTTCCTCGCCGCGCTCTACCCGACCATCGGCGTCGGCGGCATGTCCTGGAGCGCCAACGAGCTGATCTCGCCGCTCACCGCTGCCCTGCTGGGCCTCGGGCTCAACGAGGCGGCGTACATGAGCGAGATCGTGCGCTCCGGGATCCTCTCGGTGCCGCCGGGCCAGGCCGAGGCGGCCAGCGCGGTCGGCATGCGGCGCTCGCAGGTGATGCGCCGGGTCGTGCTGCCGCAGGCGATGCGGGTGATCATCCCGCCCACCGGCAACGAGACCATCGGGATGCTCAAGCACACCGCGCTGGTGCTGGTGATCGGCTACACCGAGCTGATGACCACCGCGTCCAACATCTACTCGCGGACCTACCAGACGATCCCGCTGCTCCTCGTGGCAGCAGCCTGGTACCTCGCGATCTCGGCGGTGCTCTCCGTCGGTCAGTACTTCATCGAGCGGCACTTCGGCCGCGGCTTCTCCAACCACCGGGTCAGCCGCAAGGGCAGTCGTGCCGCGCGCAAGGGGGAGGCAGTCGCATGA
- a CDS encoding amino acid ABC transporter ATP-binding protein, with the protein MSAVEVGEEPMFQAWDVHKSFGHVEVLKGIDMSVARGEVVCLLGPSGSGKSTFLRCINHLEKFDRGEMWVGGDRVGYRPHGDKLKELNEREVAVRRSGIGMVFQGFNLFAHRTALENVMEGPIVVRREKRSVVERRARALLDRVGLADRVDNYPSQLSGGQQQRVAIARALAMQPDLMLFDEPTSALDPELVGDVLAVMRQLADDGMTMIVVTHELGFAREVADRVYFMDGGVVVESGPPAEVLERPREARTQAFLSKVLA; encoded by the coding sequence ATGAGTGCGGTCGAGGTCGGCGAGGAGCCGATGTTCCAGGCGTGGGACGTGCACAAGTCGTTCGGTCACGTCGAGGTGCTCAAGGGCATCGACATGTCGGTCGCCCGTGGCGAGGTCGTGTGCCTGCTCGGGCCGTCCGGGTCCGGCAAGAGCACCTTCCTGCGCTGCATCAACCACCTGGAGAAGTTCGACCGGGGGGAGATGTGGGTCGGCGGCGACCGGGTCGGGTACCGGCCGCACGGCGACAAGCTCAAGGAGCTCAACGAGCGCGAGGTCGCCGTACGCCGCTCCGGGATCGGGATGGTCTTCCAGGGCTTCAACCTGTTCGCGCACCGCACCGCGCTGGAGAACGTGATGGAGGGGCCGATCGTCGTCCGCCGGGAGAAGCGCTCGGTCGTCGAGAGGCGGGCGCGGGCCCTGCTCGACCGGGTGGGACTCGCCGACCGGGTCGACAACTACCCCTCGCAGCTCTCCGGCGGCCAGCAGCAGCGGGTGGCGATCGCCCGGGCGCTGGCGATGCAGCCCGACCTGATGCTGTTCGACGAGCCGACCTCGGCGCTCGACCCCGAGCTGGTCGGCGACGTGCTGGCCGTGATGCGGCAGCTCGCCGACGACGGGATGACCATGATCGTGGTCACCCACGAGCTCGGCTTCGCCCGCGAGGTCGCCGACCGCGTCTACTTCATGGACGGTGGCGTGGTCGTCGAGTCCGGTCCGCCGGCCGAGGTGCTGGAGCGGCCTCGGGAGGCGCGCACGCAGGCGTTCTTGTCGAAGGTGCTGGCGTGA
- a CDS encoding histidinol-phosphate transaminase: MSVAPAGPSARPELAGLTAYSSVTPGPVPVRVRASSNEAPGGLTGPVLDAALAAVSGATRYPLIGGADLSAALAASLGVPDAAVAVADGALPLLDRLLLAYLRPGDEVVMAWRSYEAYPLSVQVAGGRSVQVPLTDSGAHDLAAMAAAIGPSTRVAIVCNPNNPTGTVVPWSALSDFLDAVPPDVLVVLDEAYTEYDARSRPASMSVPELARRGNVVVLRTFSKAHGLAGLRAGYLVSSAEVAGAVRSVLPPFPVSSVAVAAALASLAHPSVLAARVAATREERARVTALLGARGVVVPDSEANFVWLPLGDRASELADLCRARGLLVRPFAGEGVRITVGDPDLRAVLAEVLTAWE; encoded by the coding sequence GTGAGCGTTGCTCCCGCAGGCCCGTCGGCCCGGCCGGAGCTGGCCGGGCTGACGGCGTACTCCTCCGTCACGCCCGGCCCCGTCCCGGTCCGGGTCCGCGCGTCCTCGAACGAGGCGCCCGGCGGGCTGACCGGTCCGGTCCTGGACGCGGCGCTCGCTGCGGTGTCGGGCGCGACGCGGTACCCGCTGATCGGGGGCGCCGACCTGTCGGCCGCGCTCGCTGCCTCGTTGGGTGTGCCCGACGCGGCCGTGGCCGTCGCCGACGGGGCGCTGCCGCTGCTCGACCGGTTGCTGCTGGCCTACCTGCGGCCCGGCGACGAGGTCGTGATGGCGTGGCGCTCGTACGAGGCCTACCCGCTCAGCGTCCAGGTCGCCGGCGGGCGGTCGGTCCAGGTGCCGCTCACCGACTCCGGGGCCCATGACCTGGCGGCGATGGCGGCAGCGATCGGGCCGTCGACGCGGGTCGCGATCGTCTGCAACCCGAACAACCCCACCGGCACCGTCGTCCCCTGGTCCGCGCTGTCGGACTTCCTCGACGCCGTCCCGCCGGACGTGCTGGTGGTGCTGGACGAGGCCTACACGGAGTACGACGCACGCTCGCGGCCCGCGTCGATGTCGGTGCCCGAGCTGGCCCGGCGGGGGAACGTGGTCGTGCTGCGCACCTTCTCCAAGGCGCACGGGCTCGCCGGCCTGCGCGCGGGCTACCTGGTCTCGTCCGCGGAGGTCGCCGGGGCGGTCCGATCCGTCCTCCCGCCCTTCCCGGTCTCGTCGGTGGCCGTCGCCGCCGCCCTGGCCTCGCTCGCCCACCCGTCGGTGCTCGCCGCTCGCGTGGCGGCCACCCGCGAGGAGCGCGCGCGGGTGACCGCGTTGCTCGGCGCGCGCGGTGTCGTCGTACCGGACTCGGAGGCGAACTTCGTCTGGCTCCCGCTCGGCGACCGGGCGTCGGAGCTCGCGGACCTGTGCCGCGCGCGCGGCCTGCTGGTGCGGCCGTTCGCCGGCGAAGGCGTCCGGATCACCGTCGGTGACCCGGACCTGCGGGCCGTGCTCGCAGAGGTGCTCACCGCCTGGGAATGA
- a CDS encoding FAD-binding oxidoreductase has product MTSPGFVAALVAELGERCRVVTDGDLLASYRQDMATVVPGGLPCAVVLPRTTQDVSAALRLASSYGVAVVPRGAGTSLAGGASAVEGCLVLSTEAMSSIRSLDPLDRVAVVEAGVVNAALDRAAGEHGLMFAPDPSSWEISTVGGNVATNAGGLRCVKYGVTRQSVLGLEVVLADGRVVSTGTRTTKNVAGYDLTGLLVGSEGTLGVITAATVRLSRRPVVPPTTVVAAFASLEAAGEAVALVVARGPEVSLLELLDGTTLRAIDAWKRMGLAGIEAMLVVQVDGRFAGDAAAVASLCEEAGAVDEPAVSTDPQESEELLAVRRLAYPAAEQLGQCLVEDVGVPVSRLPEMIRRIDAAAARHGVTVLTVAHAGDGNLHPTFVFDHGAVGIPAAVAAAADEVFAAALELDGTITGEHGVGVLKAHWLERQVGADSMELHRAVKKAFDPLGIMNPGKLLA; this is encoded by the coding sequence ATGACCTCTCCCGGTTTCGTCGCCGCCCTCGTCGCCGAGCTCGGGGAGCGCTGCCGGGTCGTCACGGACGGCGACCTCCTGGCGTCGTACCGGCAGGACATGGCGACCGTCGTCCCTGGTGGCCTGCCGTGCGCGGTCGTGCTGCCCCGGACCACGCAGGACGTGTCGGCTGCGCTGCGGCTCGCTTCGTCGTACGGCGTGGCGGTGGTGCCGCGCGGCGCCGGGACGTCGCTGGCCGGCGGCGCCAGCGCGGTCGAGGGCTGTCTCGTCCTCTCGACGGAGGCGATGTCGTCCATCCGGTCGCTCGACCCCCTGGACCGGGTCGCCGTCGTCGAGGCGGGCGTGGTCAACGCGGCGCTGGACCGGGCGGCGGGCGAGCACGGCCTGATGTTCGCGCCCGACCCGTCGAGCTGGGAGATCTCCACCGTCGGCGGCAATGTCGCCACCAACGCGGGCGGGCTGCGCTGCGTGAAGTACGGCGTCACCCGCCAGTCGGTGCTCGGTCTCGAGGTCGTGCTCGCCGACGGCCGGGTCGTCTCGACCGGGACCCGGACCACCAAGAACGTCGCCGGCTACGACCTCACCGGGCTGCTGGTCGGCTCCGAGGGCACCCTCGGCGTGATCACCGCCGCCACCGTCCGCCTGTCCCGCCGCCCAGTCGTGCCGCCGACGACCGTGGTCGCGGCGTTCGCGTCCTTGGAGGCGGCCGGTGAGGCGGTCGCCCTGGTCGTGGCCCGCGGGCCGGAGGTGTCGTTGCTCGAGCTGCTCGACGGCACGACCCTGCGCGCCATCGACGCCTGGAAGCGGATGGGCCTGGCCGGCATCGAGGCGATGCTCGTCGTCCAGGTCGACGGCCGCTTCGCCGGCGACGCCGCCGCTGTCGCCTCCCTGTGCGAGGAGGCCGGCGCCGTCGACGAGCCCGCGGTCTCGACGGACCCGCAGGAGTCCGAGGAGCTCCTCGCCGTCCGCCGCCTCGCCTACCCCGCCGCCGAGCAGCTCGGCCAGTGCCTGGTCGAGGACGTCGGCGTACCCGTCTCCCGGCTTCCCGAGATGATCCGCCGGATCGATGCCGCTGCCGCCCGGCACGGCGTCACCGTGCTGACCGTCGCCCACGCCGGCGACGGCAACCTCCACCCCACGTTCGTCTTCGATCACGGCGCTGTGGGGATCCCGGCTGCGGTTGCCGCCGCGGCCGACGAGGTGTTCGCCGCCGCCCTCGAGCTCGACGGCACCATCACCGGCGAGCACGGCGTCGGCGTGCTCAAGGCGCACTGGCTCGAGCGCCAGGTCGGCGCCGACTCGATGGAGCTGCACCGCGCGGTGAAGAAGGCGTTCGACCCGCTGGGGATCATGAATCCGGGCAAGCTGCTCGCCTGA
- a CDS encoding cytochrome P450, whose product MNIADDPYDDANLTDPYPLFQRMREAGPAVWLDKYDVAAFSRFAEVREILVDHETFISGAGVGPRNYHHQPPWRKPGILDSDPPMHTPLRTVMADVISPRNMRPLRAGFQEFATPLVDKLLDMREFDAITDLAELFPIRVFGDAVGIPREGRAENLLPHGAMNFAQFGPEDARYEHYMRAGEHTIEWTMNNCARENLSPDGLGAKIWAHADAGVVAPEEAAVLVRALLSAGLDTTVIAIGNTLRCLTANPDQWDLVHATPRLTKFAIDEALRFESPFQSFFRTTSREVSFGGVTLPEDSKLIVFPGAANRDVERFGPDADQYRIEREAGGHLTFGMGIHQCVGQPISRLEMDVLFGELARRVRSIEPAGEPVPFLHNTLRGLSSLPVRIVPA is encoded by the coding sequence ATGAACATCGCCGACGACCCGTACGACGACGCGAACCTGACCGACCCGTACCCGCTCTTCCAGCGGATGCGCGAGGCCGGTCCGGCCGTGTGGCTGGACAAGTACGACGTCGCGGCGTTCTCCCGGTTCGCCGAGGTCCGCGAGATCCTCGTCGACCACGAGACCTTCATCTCCGGGGCTGGTGTGGGGCCCCGGAACTACCACCACCAGCCGCCGTGGCGCAAGCCCGGCATCCTCGACTCCGACCCGCCGATGCACACCCCGCTGCGCACGGTGATGGCCGACGTGATCAGCCCGCGCAACATGCGCCCGCTGCGCGCCGGGTTCCAGGAGTTCGCGACGCCGCTGGTCGACAAGCTGCTCGACATGCGGGAGTTCGACGCGATCACCGACCTCGCCGAGCTGTTCCCGATCCGGGTCTTCGGCGACGCGGTCGGCATCCCACGCGAGGGGCGGGCCGAGAACCTGCTCCCCCACGGCGCGATGAACTTCGCGCAGTTCGGCCCCGAGGACGCCCGCTACGAGCACTACATGCGGGCGGGCGAGCACACCATCGAGTGGACGATGAACAACTGCGCCCGCGAGAACCTCAGCCCCGACGGGCTCGGCGCCAAGATCTGGGCGCACGCGGACGCCGGCGTGGTCGCCCCGGAGGAGGCCGCCGTGCTCGTGCGGGCACTGCTCTCCGCCGGCCTGGACACCACCGTGATCGCGATCGGCAACACCCTGCGCTGCCTGACCGCGAACCCCGACCAGTGGGACCTCGTGCACGCCACGCCCCGGCTCACGAAGTTCGCGATCGACGAGGCGCTGCGCTTCGAGTCGCCCTTCCAGTCGTTCTTCCGCACGACCTCGCGCGAGGTCTCCTTCGGCGGCGTCACGCTGCCCGAGGACAGCAAGCTGATCGTGTTCCCCGGCGCCGCGAACCGCGACGTCGAACGCTTCGGCCCCGACGCCGACCAGTACCGGATCGAGCGCGAGGCCGGCGGCCACCTGACCTTCGGCATGGGCATCCACCAGTGCGTCGGCCAGCCGATCTCCCGCCTGGAGATGGACGTCCTGTTCGGCGAGCTCGCCCGGCGGGTGCGCTCGATCGAGCCCGCCGGCGAGCCGGTGCCGTTCCTGCACAACACGCTGCGCGGGCTCAGCTCGCTGCCGGTGCGTATCGTCCCGGCATGA
- a CDS encoding HAL/PAL/TAL family ammonia-lyase, with protein MTAHLTQTADRVVVLGSARLTLTDLVAVARHGARVELDAAVDERLRASQEWVEAAGLERPIYSINTGFGSLAGRQAFADPADAAELSRRLVLSNASGIGRYVDRELVRATMLIRAVSLLSGHSGVRPEVAGLVVDMLNAGVHPAIPEYGSLGASGDLIPLAHLAVVMTKGVAGRESAEEDARNSGEVLADGDRVVSGADAMADAGLERIALAAKEGLALLNGTSFSCAQVALALHDAQNLLDTNLVTAAMSIEALKGFGDAFIAELHEARGQAGQIEVAARIRQLLTGASLVDGDRDRDPVRQPPQDAYSLRCVPQVLGPITDTLRFVAGLVENEMNAATDNPLIFPALPRSLKAVSGGNFHAEYMAFAADFLAIAVTEIGNITERRLFRMDDGTLNRGLPDMLVNSAQVGMDCGYMLPQYLAAALVSDCKTLAHPDSVDSIPTCANQEDHVSMANNAGRHARQVVANIEAVVAIELLMAAQALDLRILQEEVTEDGLAPTSRAVRALVRGSEDEQGQPVAHLTQDRVLYPWLRKAVELVHSGAVAATAEGLS; from the coding sequence ATGACCGCTCACCTGACGCAGACCGCCGACCGCGTCGTCGTCCTCGGCTCCGCCCGGCTCACGCTCACCGACCTCGTCGCCGTCGCCCGCCACGGCGCGCGCGTCGAGCTCGACGCGGCCGTCGACGAGCGCCTGCGCGCCAGCCAGGAGTGGGTCGAGGCCGCGGGCCTGGAGCGGCCGATCTACTCGATCAACACCGGCTTCGGCTCGCTCGCCGGACGCCAGGCCTTCGCCGACCCGGCCGACGCGGCGGAGCTGTCGCGCCGCCTGGTGCTGAGCAACGCCTCCGGCATCGGACGGTACGTCGACCGCGAGCTGGTCCGCGCCACCATGCTGATCCGCGCGGTCAGCCTGCTCTCCGGCCACTCCGGCGTCCGCCCGGAGGTCGCCGGGCTCGTCGTCGACATGCTCAACGCGGGCGTGCACCCGGCGATCCCGGAGTACGGCTCGCTCGGCGCGTCCGGCGACCTGATCCCGCTGGCCCACCTCGCGGTCGTGATGACCAAGGGCGTCGCGGGGCGCGAGAGCGCCGAGGAGGACGCCCGGAACTCCGGCGAGGTGCTCGCCGACGGCGACCGGGTCGTCAGCGGCGCGGACGCGATGGCCGACGCGGGCCTGGAGCGGATCGCGCTCGCCGCGAAGGAGGGCCTGGCGCTGCTCAACGGCACGTCGTTCTCCTGCGCCCAGGTCGCGCTCGCGCTGCACGACGCGCAGAACCTGCTCGACACCAACCTGGTCACCGCTGCGATGTCGATCGAGGCGCTCAAGGGCTTCGGCGACGCGTTCATCGCCGAGCTGCACGAGGCCCGCGGCCAGGCCGGCCAGATCGAGGTCGCGGCCCGGATCCGGCAGCTGCTCACCGGCGCGAGCCTGGTCGACGGCGACCGCGACCGCGACCCGGTGCGGCAGCCCCCGCAGGACGCGTACTCCCTGCGCTGCGTGCCACAGGTCCTCGGGCCGATCACCGACACCCTGAGGTTCGTGGCCGGCCTCGTCGAGAACGAGATGAACGCCGCCACCGACAACCCGCTCATCTTCCCCGCGCTGCCGCGGTCGCTGAAGGCCGTCTCGGGCGGCAACTTCCACGCGGAGTACATGGCCTTCGCCGCCGACTTCCTCGCCATCGCCGTCACCGAGATCGGCAACATCACCGAGCGCCGGCTGTTCCGCATGGACGACGGCACGCTCAACCGCGGCCTGCCGGACATGCTCGTCAACAGCGCGCAGGTCGGCATGGACTGCGGCTACATGCTCCCGCAGTACCTCGCGGCCGCGCTGGTCTCCGACTGCAAGACCCTCGCGCACCCCGACTCCGTCGACTCGATCCCCACCTGCGCCAACCAGGAGGACCACGTCTCGATGGCCAACAACGCCGGCCGGCACGCCCGGCAGGTCGTCGCCAACATCGAGGCCGTCGTCGCCATCGAGCTGCTCATGGCCGCCCAGGCGCTGGACCTGCGGATCCTGCAGGAGGAGGTCACCGAGGACGGGCTCGCCCCGACCAGCCGGGCCGTGCGCGCGCTGGTCCGCGGCAGCGAGGACGAGCAGGGGCAGCCGGTCGCGCACCTCACCCAGGACCGTGTGCTCTACCCGTGGCTGCGCAAGGCCGTCGAGCTGGTCCACTCCGGCGCCGTCGCCGCGACCGCCGAGGGACTCTCGTGA
- a CDS encoding 2Fe-2S iron-sulfur cluster-binding protein, with amino-acid sequence MTGEVRVRVAAARQVAERVRELVLAPANGTPLPGWTPGAHVDLVLTDELTRSYSLCSAPGADTWRIAVLEETEGRGGSRHVHHALAVGDELVTSAPRNDFELVVGERRIVLVSGGIGITPILPMAAAAEAAGADWRLLHLARSEAAAAYVDELASYGDRVVRHVDTDGGPIDLATALDGLGGADADVYACGPAPLLAALEDYAAARPDTHLVLERFTGDGDAVREGDHAFVVEIADGTEIPVAADQTVLDALTRAGIRVLSSCQEGVCGTCETVVLEGEPDHRDHVLSDEERESGEMMMPCVSRCRGARIVLDL; translated from the coding sequence GTGACCGGCGAGGTCCGGGTCCGCGTGGCGGCCGCGCGCCAGGTCGCCGAGCGGGTCCGCGAGCTGGTCCTCGCGCCGGCGAACGGCACCCCGCTGCCCGGCTGGACGCCCGGCGCCCACGTCGACCTCGTGCTCACCGACGAGCTCACCCGCTCCTACTCGCTGTGCTCGGCGCCCGGCGCCGACACCTGGCGGATCGCGGTGCTCGAGGAGACCGAGGGCCGCGGCGGCTCCCGCCACGTCCACCACGCCCTCGCCGTCGGCGACGAGCTGGTGACCTCCGCGCCGCGCAACGACTTCGAGCTCGTCGTCGGCGAGCGCCGGATCGTGCTCGTCTCCGGTGGCATCGGGATCACCCCGATCCTGCCGATGGCCGCGGCAGCCGAGGCCGCCGGCGCGGACTGGCGCCTGCTGCACCTCGCGCGCAGCGAGGCCGCGGCGGCGTACGTCGACGAGCTGGCGTCGTACGGCGACCGCGTGGTCCGCCACGTCGACACCGACGGCGGACCGATCGACCTGGCCACCGCGCTCGACGGGCTCGGCGGTGCCGACGCCGACGTCTACGCCTGCGGCCCCGCGCCGCTGCTGGCCGCGCTCGAGGACTACGCCGCCGCCCGACCCGACACCCACCTGGTGCTGGAGCGGTTCACCGGCGACGGGGACGCCGTCCGCGAGGGCGACCACGCGTTCGTGGTCGAGATCGCCGACGGCACCGAGATCCCCGTGGCCGCCGACCAGACCGTGCTCGACGCGCTCACCCGGGCCGGGATCCGGGTGCTCAGCTCGTGCCAGGAGGGCGTGTGCGGCACGTGTGAGACGGTCGTCCTGGAAGGCGAGCCGGACCATCGCGACCACGTCCTCAGCGACGAGGAGCGCGAGAGCGGCGAGATGATGATGCCCTGCGTGTCGCGGTGCCGTGGCGCGCGGATCGTCCTGGATCTGTGA